The Limnospira fusiformis SAG 85.79 genomic interval TAAAGTAAATTCTAACTTAGAGATTGAGCATACAACTATTGCCACCGAAGATGTTTTTGGTATTAATCCTCAATCGGATCTAGCATTTTATGCTTTTGAATCACAATTTACACCCTATCAACAATATTTAATTGGTACCCTTCCCAGAGTTGATTTAGTTACGCAAACTAACGGACTTTGTTTGCGTGCTATGGAAATTAAACTGACCGCATTACCAGATAATACAACTTGCGAACTACCTGAAAATCAGTACGGATGTGAAATTGTAGTACGACCCGATACTATTGTTGATTTAGCCTGTAGCATAGCCTCTAATCTTCGGCAACAAGGAACTAATATGGCGGAATTACTACAATTAACATTTCCACAGGATTTAGATTGGACAGAACCCCTATCAGTAATTCCTTATGTCTCAACTATGATAGAAGCGATCGATAACTTAATGAGCCACATTGTTTCAGTTCAAAAACCATTTTTAATGCAGCCAATTTGGAAAACTCAGGGAAAGTCTCCCCAATTGTCTACTAACTGTTTAGATGTATTTATTTGGAGTGATATTTCCTTTAGTCGATTATTTATCAATTTGGCTAAACAAGAAATAGAAAACTTTGGTCAAATCATCAAAATTTCCAGATATACACGAACAGTAATTTGGCTATTTAAAATGTTAAGTGATTTTGGCGATCGCGGATTATTTGACCATGTAAGCATTATTGATTCCTGCTCATACAACACCAAAAATGATAAAGCATTTGCAGTCAATGGAAAAATAACTCACGAATATATGAACTCAGAGTCTTGGCGACAACCAAGAATCCCTAAGCAGGAAATCAAAAATATTATTTTAGGAGATGGTCAAAATTTACTGAGTCCCGAAAGAAGGTTTGATGCTATAATATACAACTCACCAGATTTATTTTGACTATAAATTTGTGAACTATGAGAACTATAGATTTGTTTGCTGGATGTGGTGGATTATCTTTGGGATTTGAAAATGCTGGATTTGATATTAAAGCTGCATTCGAGATATGGCAGCCAGCCATTAAAGTTTATCAACGTAACTTCAGACATCCCATTTTTCAAGTTGATTTATCTGAAGAAAGCGTGATACATACTCTGCGAGAGTGTAAACCAGAAGTCATTATTGGTGGTCCCCCATGCCAAGATTTTTCCAGCGCGGGTAAAAGGGATGAAAGTTTAGGACGTGCTAACTTAACTATCAATTTTGCTCGCATTATTGCTTCTATTAAGCCTCGCTTTTTTATGATGGAAAATGTTTCCAGAATCACCAAGAGTCAAACTCTTAAAGTGACTTGGCAAATCTTAAAAAACAGTGGCTATGGTTTGACTGGCTCAGTTTTGGATGCTAGTTATTGTGGGGTTCCACAAGCCAGA includes:
- a CDS encoding HindVP family restriction endonuclease; this encodes MVKKQPSLFGIRYYNRDFLQKKSWGKNCFNSSFPTALCCYLHEINLENIYIKVNSNLEIEHTTIATEDVFGINPQSDLAFYAFESQFTPYQQYLIGTLPRVDLVTQTNGLCLRAMEIKLTALPDNTTCELPENQYGCEIVVRPDTIVDLACSIASNLRQQGTNMAELLQLTFPQDLDWTEPLSVIPYVSTMIEAIDNLMSHIVSVQKPFLMQPIWKTQGKSPQLSTNCLDVFIWSDISFSRLFINLAKQEIENFGQIIKISRYTRTVIWLFKMLSDFGDRGLFDHVSIIDSCSYNTKNDKAFAVNGKITHEYMNSESWRQPRIPKQEIKNIILGDGQNLLSPERRFDAIIYNSPDLF